A single region of the Podospora pseudopauciseta strain CBS 411.78 chromosome 1, whole genome shotgun sequence genome encodes:
- a CDS encoding hypothetical protein (COG:I; MEROPS:MER0005855; EggNog:ENOG503NWQ4) has product MPDKTLTVATYAAGASFAAITLVYVFGPTFFFDAGPSASTNRNRGAVGLSNPANDCFLNSVLQALAGLGDLRIYLIRETHRRSLDDELVYAQVVPVGLLPGDVQHFRGDMPHWKMEGFQKGLVTKGLKDILDALNERPLYKKTITAMPFLRVLEEAFRQRISRRQQDAQEFLQVVAERLCNEYHAGRRARASARRTCALGDAASELAQTAPDKDSTQGLVTQVNDIEKPQGQSEVVNDELGGGQEEGFPMEGQSESQIECLTCGFKPRPTATTFCTLTLNVPQVSSATTLGACFDGMFKTEYIDDFKCEKCRLMHAILLLEADLERSTSEVARENIRAAIDKLQSALETDPEDPPNDVVLPDLSHAPKRRIARHIRLTSFPKILAIHLSRSIFDASHYSQKNSAKVVFPEKFPLGGLLNQKKYKLLSVVTHKGSHDSGHYETFRRQVMQPPFSNPSTFKPAEVYSRTVSPAPTPHIRAQRSDGGEENSLMSTPDPLSPSGGDSLTPPLDPWKHSVPAPQTSILPDGDKPASPLGSPQKDVLSVSRGRESESTSLRSVAANAKSTFSKITSRPSAGTESNPKSDVMDTSTTKSLTTAKPRRRKVQDRWWRISDDKVKEASTRDVLSMQREVYLLFYEMERA; this is encoded by the coding sequence ATGCCCGACAAGACCCTCACAGTCGCAACTTATGCTGCAGGTGCCTCGTTTGCCGCCATCACCCTCGTCTATGTATTTGGCCCAACTTTCTTCTTCGATGCTGGCCCATCTGCCTCAACGAACCGAAATAGAGGCGCCGTCGGCCTCTCCAACCCTGCCAATGATTGCTTTCTTAACTCTGTTCTCCAGGCACTcgctgggttgggggatcTTCGAATTTATTTAATACGCGAAACACATCGTCGCAGCCTCGATGACGAGCTCGTCTACGCCCAGGTTGTACCAGTCGGTCTTCTCCCAGGAGATGTGCAACACTTTAGGGGCGACATGCCACACTGGAAGATGGAGGGTTTTCAGAAAGGGCTGGTAACAAAGGGACTGAAAGATATCCTGGACGCTCTCAACGAACGACCTTTGTACAAGAaaaccatcaccgccatgcCATTCCTTCGTGTCTTGGAGGAGGCATTTCGCCAGCGAATTAGCAGACGGCAACAAGACGCTCAAGAGTTTCTGCAAGTGGTTGCGGAAAGGCTCTGTAATGAATACCACGCGGGACGAAGAGCGAGGGCCTCTGCACGACGGACTTGTGCTCTTGGTGATGCCGCTTCGGAGCTTGCGCAGACAGCGCCAGACAAGGACTCAACCCAGGGCCTGGTGACACAAGTCAACGACATTGAAAAACCACAAGGGCAGTCTGAAGTTGTCAATGATGAACTTGGTGGAGGGCAAGAGGAAGGCTTTCCTATGGAGGGACAGTCTGAATCACAGATCGAATGCCTCACATGTGGTTTCAAACCCCGTCCTACAGCAACAACATTTTGCACCTTGACTCTCAATGTGCCACAGGTGTCATCGGCCACCACACTTGGGGCTTGTTTTGATGGCATGTTCAAGACAGAATACATCGACGACTTCAAGTGTGAAAAATGTCGTTTGATGCATGCCATACTATTACTGGAAGCAGACCTGGAGCGATCCACCTCGGAAGTGGCAAGAGAAAATATACGAGCAGCTATCGACAAACTGCAATCTGCTCTTGAAACAGATCCTGAGGACCCCCCGAATGATGTTGTTTTGCCAGACCTCAGTCATGCCCCAAAGCGACGAATAGCACGCCACATCCGCCTTACCAGTTTCCCGAAGATCCTGGCCATTCACCTCTCTCGCTCGATCTTCGACGCCAGTCATTATTCTCAGAAAAACTCGGCCAAGGTGGTTTTCCCCGAAAAATTTCCCCTGGGTGGGTTGCTTAACCAAAAAAAGTACAAACTCTTGAGCGTGGTGACACACAAGGGAAGTCACGACAGCGGTCATTATGAAACCTTTCGTCGCCAGGTTATgcaaccccccttttccaacccTAGCACGTTTAAGCCAGCAGAAGTCTATAGCAGAACCGTCAGCCCCGCGCCCACGCCGCACATCAGAGCTCAGCGATCAGACGGTGGAGAGGAGAACTCGTTGATGTCAACACCAGATCCTTTGTCCCCTTCCGGGGGAGACTCACTCACGCCGCCGTTGGACCCTTGGAAACACTCTGTACCGGCACCTCAAACGTCTATCTTACCGGATGGAGATAAGCCAGCGTCACCTTTGGGCTCTCCGCAGAAAGATGTCTTGTCTGTCAGCAGGGGTAGGGAATCTGAATCCACCAGTCTCCGGTCGGTTGCAGCAAACGCCAAATCAACGTTCTCCAAAATCACCTCTCGACCTTCAGCCGGGACCGAAAGCAACCCAAAATCTGACGTGATGGATACATCTACTACGAAATCATTGACCACTGCCAAGCCGAGGCGCCGAAAAGTCCAAGACCGGTGGTGGCGTATCAGCGACGACAAAGTTAAGGAAGCAAGTACCCGCGATGTTTTGAGCATGCAGCGGGAGGTCTACCTTCTGTTCTATGAGATGGAGCGCGCATAA
- the kes1 gene encoding Oxysterol-binding protein 4 (COG:T; EggNog:ENOG503NU29), translated as METPPQQAQAGAGGGWGAFLKSIASFNGDLSSLTAPPFILSSTSLTEFSSYWCEHPSVFAAPAKEPDPAKRALLVLKWFLTTLKQQYASRSEQYGNEKKPLNPFLGELFLGKWEDGAGTTELISEQVSHHPPATAYNITNATTGVRLEGYNAQKASFSKTINVKQIGHAVLTVPSSSGEPDTYLITLPSLHIEGLVFGSPFIELDGSSYITSSTGFTAKVDYSGKGWLSGKKNSLTAVLYPTGKEKDVLFNVSGQWTKTFEIHSGPAKHNSAGNLVELWDPAQNPTSNLIVAPIDEQHPLESRRAWNKVAVAIAKGEFDVVHVEKSKIESAQREMRIKEKAEGRTWERRYFTASADAPDLVLTRLGPIVNLAEHGDADKTGGLWRFDSQKSAQAHSTPVPTGDEAAKLVKELLGQ; from the exons ATGGAGACCCCACCGCAGCAAGCGCAAGCCGGtgccggaggaggctggGGTGCTTTCCTCAAG TCTATCGCGTCCTTCAACGGAGACCTCTCCAGCCTTACCGCACCTCCCTTCATCCTCTCGTCTACCAGCCTTACCGAGTTCAGCTCGTACTGGTGCGAACATCCATCCGTTTTCGCCGCACCTGCCAAGGAACCTGACCCCGCGAAACGTGCGCTTCTGGTCTTGAAGTGGTTCTTGACAACATTAAAACAGCAGTACGCCAGTCGGAGTGAACAATACGGGAATGAAAAGAAGCCACTGAACCCGTTCCTGGGCGAGCTGTTCCTCGGGAAATGGGAGGACGGTGCTGGGACAACTGAGCTCATCAGCGAGCAGGTTAG CCATCACCCACCAGCAACTGCCTACAACATCACTAATGCTACAACCG GTGTTCGGCTCGAGGGCTACAATGCCCAGAAGGCGTCCTTTTCCAAGACAATCAACGTCAAGCAAATAGGCCACGCCGTTCTCACTGTTCCCTCGTCTTCGGGAGAACCTGACACCTACTTGATCACTCTTCCGTCGCTGCACATCGAGGGTCTCGTCTTTGGTTCCCCTTTCATCGAACTTGACGGTAGCTCCTACATTACATCCTCGACTGGCTTCACGGCAAAGGTCGACTACAGTGGAAAGGGCTGGTTATCTGGCAAGAAAAATTCCCTCACTGCGGTGTTGTACCCGACtggaaaggagaaggatgtCCTCTTCAACGTCTCGGGACAGTGGACCAAAACCTTCGAGATACACTCCGGCCCGGCCAAGCACAACAGCGCCGGCAACTTGGTGGAACTTTGGGACCCGGCCCAAAACCCAACAAGCAACCTCATCGTTGCTCCCATCGATGAGCAACATCCCCTTGAGTCAAGAAGGGCATGGAACAAGGTTGCAGTGGCGATTGCGAAGGGTGAATTTGACGTTGTCCACGTTGAGAAGAGCAAGATCGAGAGTGCTCAGCGCGAAATGCGTATTAAAGAGAAGGCTGAGGGGCGCACATGGGAACGGCGCTATTTTACTGCCTCCGCGGATGCCCCCGATCTGGTCTTAACCCGGTTGGGTCCAATCGTCAACCTGGCAGAGCATGGCGACGCTGACAAGACTGGCGGATTGTGGCGTTTCGACTCCCAAAAGTCGGCCCAAGCCCACAGCACACCTGTGCCAACCGGCGATGAAGCTGCCAAGTTAGTTAAAGAGTTGCTTGGCCAGTGA
- a CDS encoding hypothetical protein (COG:S; EggNog:ENOG503NW39): MDMDDKTPRDQGVVPLPPPPVSKCPPRLLVIGAGSRGRAYGRAVISSSNGVLSAVAEPDDYKRNKFGTTMIWGSTLLPPEGASFRDWREFVAYETERRARAEAGKKDVPLGIDAAFVCVLDEMHREVVVALSKLGGIHIMCEKPMATTLDHCLDMYKALQDNVDATGQQTVFSIGHVLRYSPHNKLLRKLLLKDRVIGDILSVVHTEPVGWWHFTHSYVRGNWRCERTSAPSLLTKSCHDIDVLLWLLCSPPDCSSQGCPPPHLPSTVSSTGSLQYFKKSRKPLAAGAATNCLSCPIEQSCKYSAKRIYVGPELVGVGTGNRGWPLSIVIPDIESYGTGQDAEAAMLANLAEDYDDNSTNAEVAQRNWFGRCVYESDNDVCDEQIVTISWDEDPRPSSPLSSHDGSSGSTALTAPLADNLRGRGSKLATFHMVAQTKEVCERHTRLYGVDGEIFADSKTITVHNFNTGQSITHNTQVESLGHGGGDAGLTRQFVMAVDMVKNHGWSTDRAQRELIGCTLDEVIRSHAMVFCAEKARKERKVVDWAEWWSKEVESKLDSE; this comes from the exons ATGGACATGGACGACAAAACACCAAGAGATCAGGGAGTGGTTCCTCTACCGCCACCCCCTGTTTCCAAGTGTCCCCCCCGACTTCTGGTCATCGGTGCCGGTTCTCGCGGTCGGGCCTATGGCCGAGCTGTCATCTCCTCTAGCAATGGCGTTCTTAGTGCTGTTGCGGAGCCAGACGACTACAAGAGGAACAAGTTTGGAACAACGATGATATGGGGCTCAACCCTACTACCACCAGAGGGGGCTTCCTTCAGAGATTGGCGTGAATTTGTGGCTTATGAAACGGAGCGTAGGGCAAGGGCTGAGgctgggaagaaggatgTTCCCCTCGGCATCGATGCTGCCTTTGTCTGTGTCCTTGACGAGATGCACCGCGAGGTTGTCGTTGCTCTTTCCAAGCTGGGTGGAATACACATCATGTGCGAAAAGCCCATGGCGACCACTCTGGACCATTGCCTCGACATGTACAAAGCCCTGCAAGACAACGTTGACGCCACAGGCCAACAGACCGTGTTTTCGATCGGACATGTTCTTCGCTACAGCCCCCACAATAAGTTGCTTCGAAAACTACTGTTGAAGGATCGCGTCATTGGAGATATCTTGTCGGTGGTTCATACAGAACCCGTGGGCTGGTGGCATTTCACGCATTCATATGTCAGAGGCAACTG GCGTTGTGAGAGGACATCGGCTCCCAGCCTGCTTACGAAGAGCTGCCACGATATCGATGTGCTTTTGTGGCTTCTCTGTTCACCTCCAGACTGTTCCTCGCAAGGCTGCCCTCCGCCTCACCTGCCCTCCACCGTTTCCAGCACAGGGTCGCTTCAGTATTTCAAGAAAAGTAGAAAGCCTTTGGCAGCTGGAGCAGCCACAAACTGCTTGTCCTGCCCCATTGAACAGTCCTGCAAATACTCAGCCAAACGAATTTACGTTGGCCCGGAACTCGTGGGCGTGGGCACAGGCAACAGAGGATGGCCCTTGAGCATAGTTATTCCGGACATTGAGTCTTATGGAACTGGGCAAGACGCCGAAGCTGCCATGCTCGCAAATCTGGCCGAGGACTACGACGACAACAGCACAAATGCAGAAGTCGCACAGCGTAACTGGTTTGGCAGATGCGTCTACGAAAGTGACAACGACGTTTGCGACGAGCAGATTGTCACCATCTCGTGGGATGAAGACCCGaggccctcttcccctttaTCCAGCCATGACGGGAGTAGTGGCAGTACCGCACTGACAGCTCCTTTGGCGGATAATCTTCGCGGGCGTGGTAGCAAGTTGGCTACGTTCCACATGGTAGCCCAAACCAAGGAGGTGTGCGAACGGCACACGCGTCTTTATGGTGTAGACGGTGAAATTTTTGCCGACTCAAAGACCATTACCGTTCATAACTTCAACACGGGACAGAGCATCACTCATAACACACAGGTCGAGAGCCTgggccatggtggtggggacgCTGGTCTGACAAGGCAGTTTGTCATGGCTGTCGACATGGTCAAGAATCACGGCTGGTCTACGGACCGAGCCCAGAGAGAGCTGATTGGATGCACTTTAGATGAGGTTATTCGAAGTCACGCGATGGTGTTTTGCGCCGAAAAGGCAAGAAAGGAGAGAAAAGTGGTTGACTGGGCTGAGTGGTGGTCTAAGGAGGTTGAATCCAAGTTGGATTCAGAGTGA